In Pseudomonas fluorescens, one genomic interval encodes:
- the mraZ gene encoding division/cell wall cluster transcriptional repressor MraZ, with protein sequence MFRGANAISLDAKGRLAMPSRYRDELVSRSSGQLIVTIDAVDPCLCVYPLDEWEIIETKLRALPSLREENRRLQRLLIGNAVDLELDGSGRFLVPPRLREYAKLDKKAMLVGQLNKFQLWDEDAWNAVSAADLAAIQQPGAMPDELRDLIL encoded by the coding sequence GTGTTTCGCGGAGCTAACGCTATCAGTCTCGATGCAAAGGGCCGTCTCGCCATGCCGAGCCGGTACCGTGACGAGCTCGTTTCGCGTAGTTCCGGCCAATTGATCGTGACCATTGATGCCGTTGATCCGTGCCTGTGTGTCTACCCGCTCGACGAGTGGGAAATCATTGAAACCAAGTTGCGCGCACTCCCTTCGCTTCGCGAAGAGAACCGTCGCCTGCAGCGTTTATTGATTGGTAATGCCGTCGACCTCGAACTCGACGGCAGTGGTCGTTTTCTGGTTCCACCGCGTCTGCGCGAATACGCCAAGCTTGATAAGAAAGCGATGCTGGTGGGCCAACTGAACAAGTTCCAATTGTGGGACGAGGATGCATGGAACGCGGTGTCTGCCGCTGACCTTGCTGCTATTCAACAACCGGGCGCCATGCCTGACGAACTGCGTGATTTGATCCTGTGA